The DNA region GTGACCTTCCAGGGCAAGGGGGATGACCTGTTCCTGGATCGGAGTCATTTCCCGGTATCCCATGTCGCGGATCCCATCCAGGAGACGGGAATCGAGAGGAAGGTCTTCAAAAAGCCGGCTCACGTGCGCGTTCTTATCCTTTCCTTCCGAGGGGGCAAGGTTTGTTTTGAATGAACGAGGGGGTGCCGTGGATTCAAGAACCGTGACGTTGCCGTTCTTTTCAGCGCGCTTCGAGGGCCGTCAAGATTTCGACATGGTACGTCTGGGGAAACATATCGAACGGTTGAATCCATCGAACCTGAAATCCCGATTGGAGCAACACCTTGAGATCTCTCGCCATTGTGGCCGGCGAGCAAGAGACATAAAGAAGATTCCGAATGCCGAGGGAGGGAAACGAGGCGATAAGGTTGGGGTGAAGGCCCTTTCGGGGGGGATCGACAATGGCCGCCGGAAATCGTTCGCCTTCCCGATGCAGACGGAGAAGGATCGTATCCGCTCGTCCCGCTCGAAAGCGTGCCCGATCGGAAAGATCGTTGGCCTGTGCGCTCGTTTGTGCACTGCGGATAGAGTGATGGGCGATTTCTACGCCCAACGTTCGAACTCCTTTCCGTGCGAGCGCCAAAGTAAACAGACCCGCGCCACAGTAGACATCCAATATAGAGTCGATCGCTCGTTCGCCGGCCCATTCGATGGCATGTGCGACGAGCTGTTCGGTGATTTCTGAATGGATCTGAAAGAAAAGGTCGGGTCGCACCAAGTACTGTACGTCTCCGATTTCTTCGGTGATGCCTTCTTTCCCATGTACGAGGATCATTTCATCGCCGAAGGGCGAATAGCTCCCTGCCTTTATCCGCGTGACATAAAGCGAACGGATATTGGGTATCGTCGACAGCCTTTTTGCCAAGTCTGAATCCGACGAATCGACCGTCGTGCTGAGGATAACAGCGCATGCCCCGGTCGTCGCGCGGCGGAGCGTAACGTAGGGCAATTTGTCGGCGGAAAAATCCTCAAGCGCATGCCGAACGGAACGCCACAGATCATTGAGTTCGTCTTGGGCGATCGGGCAGGAATCGATGTCGAGGACCTCCCGGCGGTTCCGAAACGAAATGTATCCCTGAGATCCCCGGGCCGAGCGGTGGTACGTGACGCGATTGCGATAGTTCCAGAGTTTTTTCGGAGAGAGAATCGGTCGGACGTCGAGCCTCCCGGGGCCGATTCTTTCGAGAGCGTCGCGAATGT from Bdellovibrionota bacterium includes:
- the rlmD gene encoding 23S rRNA (uracil(1939)-C(5))-methyltransferase RlmD; the encoded protein is MPLLPIPAIGEILTASVDRLAYGGDGVTHPGGFTVFVPRTAPGDLVRLQITDVRKRYGRGLALEVLRPSAHRIESKCPHFDRCGGCHYQHLPSNFAAEQKVDHIRDALERIGPGRLDVRPILSPKKLWNYRNRVTYHRSARGSQGYISFRNRREVLDIDSCPIAQDELNDLWRSVRHALEDFSADKLPYVTLRRATTGACAVILSTTVDSSDSDLAKRLSTIPNIRSLYVTRIKAGSYSPFGDEMILVHGKEGITEEIGDVQYLVRPDLFFQIHSEITEQLVAHAIEWAGERAIDSILDVYCGAGLFTLALARKGVRTLGVEIAHHSIRSAQTSAQANDLSDRARFRAGRADTILLRLHREGERFPAAIVDPPRKGLHPNLIASFPSLGIRNLLYVSCSPATMARDLKVLLQSGFQVRWIQPFDMFPQTYHVEILTALEAR